The window caccacttcctggctaggtttatttatttttgtgtgtgtgaatgtgttgcctacacatatgtatatattatacatggtacccatgtaggtcagaagagggcattgtatcccctggaactggagttatggatggttgtgagctaccaggagtgccaggaactgaacctgaatcctctagaagagcaacaaagTGCCCTAAACTACTGAGCCATACCTCAGGCCCCCTTTACTTGTCTCTTTAACTGGCATTTGAAATGTGTGGCCAAGCCTAGCTTGTCAGGGTGGCCAGAGCCCAGGCTTTTACCCTACACACTCCTTCCTCTAACAGTACCAGTTACCAGTTATGAGTACTCCACCCTcgatttcttttcctctccagtAAAATTATTCAGCTAAGGGCTGCACAGTTACTAGAAATAATATAGTTGTAAATACTACTacttatgtttaaaaaataatggtCAGAAAAGCAAAGGTAATTCAAGCCCCTGCCACTGGACAGAACGGGAGAGAATGAGAAACAACAGTGTCTGTGACAGGTAGGGTGGCGGTACTTTTCAGCTACTGGAACTGAGGGGGCAGACTTAGACCTATCACCTGGGTTTGGAGTCTAAGGCCAACTTCTTACTGCGTAGCCTCAAGGCAAGTTTAACATCTGGGGCTTGGGGCTGCCCTAAGGGTAGTGAGCTAACATATCCTCGGATCTGGAACAAGTCGTACCACTGAAATCATTGACTATAATCATCATTATTTTTGGGTTCGGTCCAGGAACTGAAACAGCTGCTCCTGGGTGGAGAAGCAAGGCCTCCTCTGGCACGAAAGCTAAGCTTCTCACCTTAAATACACTTCACGGACAACAGTAACGTTTACAGCCAACAGTATGGACTCTGGTCATAAATTGTGGCTACATGGCCTGCTATGTAGTTTCCAGATTAGCTTAGAACTGGTCATGGAGAACATGAAACGACAAAGTGAATGCGCTTGACTTCCTCTACCTGGGCTCGCCCTCAGCTTGGAAGGGTCCCTTGAAATTCCCTCTATCATCAAACGCGATTGATGAGCTAGTCCCCTCGGGGTCTGTAAGTGACACTTTGCAGTCCCTATCTCCCAGCTTGCTGCACAGTGTCCATGCTCTTGGTATCCTCTCACTGCGTCCCATGACTGGAGGTCAGGAAAAATAAAGTTGAACATCGGTGCTCCCGTGGCAAGGCTTCGGTGTCCAGCTCTACCTGCTGCTTCAAAGTTAGGTCACGTGATCTCACAGGAGCAAAGTAAAGGGTACTTACAGTtcttttgtgtggtttttttttttccctccccctgACCCCTGACAAGAGGTTCCAGAACTTCGAATGTCAACAGAACAAACCCCTCAGTTCCCACTGCAAATATTGCATAATCAAGTAGTTCACTAGCTTCCAGGTCTCACTTGAGTTAATTCCACCCCAGGAGAAGGTGGGCACAGAACGGAACGCAAATCTTTTCATCGGGGTGCTGAAATTTTTACCTTGCATTTCCTAATTCAAAATCTGCCATGggaacacccccccccctttcttttaagttctttatGTCTGAGAGTAAAGctaccaaggctgacaacctgagttcaattcctggagcccacacagagaaagaggagatACGATTCCTACacgtcttctgaccttcacatgtatgatgtgcatgtgtgggccctcctacatacacacacaaataaataaaatatgaaaaacaagttCTTCCCAGAGGTATatacctgtcttaaaaaaaaaaaaaaagtaggcatggtggtacatgacttagatctcagcatttcttttcttttcttttcttttttttttttctccttttggttttctcaagacagggtttctctgtgtagttttggtacctgtcctggatctcgctctgtagaccaggctggcctcaaactcactgagatccacctggctctgcctctcgagtgctggcattaaaggtgtgcgccaccaccgtccagctgaTCCCAACATTTCTTAatgtagaggcaggcagatctttgtgagttcaggcTAGTCTACAaagctgtctcaaacaaacaaaaaccaactgcaacatgggctggtgagatggttcaggggttaaaagcactgactgctcttccagaggtcctgagttcaattcccagtaaccacatggtagctcacaaccatctgtaatgagatttggtgccctcttctggaataaaaatgtacagatagagcactcacatacataaaacaaataaataaattaaaaaaaaaatactgaaggcCAAAATGACTGAAGGCCAATAGGTCAGAGACTTATCAATCAACCTCCTGCTTCACTGTAGGATTTTAGAAAAGTCAGTCTATGTGCTCTGGTTTCCTTCCTATGAAACAGATGTTGAAGAATGAGTTAATAAAATTGATACAGTGCCTTCATCTGAGTGTTGGTCCTAAGGCTGGCAAAGGACAGGTGGGAGGGAATATCtctgtggataaagtgcttgtcttgcaagcagaagacctgagttcaatttccagaatcCACACAGAAAATGCCGTGTCgaggaggcacacgcctttaatcccagcacttgggaagcagagtcagcctggtctgcagggcaagttccaggacagccagagctacagagaaaccctatctccaacaaacaaacaaaaaagccactcatggcagctcacacatgGAAGACCACAGAGCTCCCCGTCTAGCCAATCTAGAGTAGCAGGCCAGTGAGAGCCACCGGCTCCAAAGAAGTGGGTGGCCATGTCTCTAAAGAAGTAGACGGTGTTCCTGATGATGATACCTGAGGGGTTGTACTCTGGCTGCCACATGCTTgggtacacatgaacacacacacatcttaaaaatagaataagaaGAAGTTTAACAGAGGAAAAACAGCCACGTTTAGCTAGCCTCCTAGTTTAGTGAAACGGCATCTGTGAAGTCCTACCAGGCAGCGGTCCTTATTAATCAACCCAGTTCCACACGCCCACCTTTGCTTTTGCCTCAACAGGAGGTTTGATAACATCTTAGACAAAGTATGAATTCCCTCATCTACTTTTTCAGTAAGTATTTATTGAGTTGTTACTGAGTATTGCCTGGATACTGGCTACAAAGAAGCATACTTAACTTGGTTCCCCATTCAACTGTGTGACTTTAGGAAGGCTTACTTaacctaccccacccccacagcctcAACTAGGGTTATCTGAGCGTGTGCctgtgcctctgagtgctggcacCAGAGGCATTGGACTCCCTGGATTTGGAGATACAGGCAGTTCTGAACcacccaatgtggatgctgggaattgaactctagtcTTCTGGAACAGTacgcactcttaaccactgagccatctctccaacccgaCCTAATGACTCTTTAATTCAGTGATTCACTGTGATCTCCATGTTTCTTTCCCTCCTGCTCACATATTTTACAAAATCAGTTTTTGTCTTTCACTTATCTCTACGCCTTTCCACCTCTAATCGCCACCCTGCCCCCAATTGCTCCAGCAATTAATTGCATAGGCTTGACTGGATGAACTCGAGATTTCTACCCTCTGTTGTATTTTTTTCAACAGAGTCCCGCGGCAGCGTTGGGAGGAAGTTAGGTGTCATATCACTCGAAATATGAGTTTTATGGGAGACAACAGATCAAGAATCACGAAATCCATTAGCCCAACTGAAACCCTACTTTGTAAATGATGAGAACTGGTTTCTGTCTTGTCagcaagagaaaggaagacaaaaaaaGCTTAGCTGGCCAAACTGGGCTACAATGTGAGACTGCCTcataccgccccccccccccgcccccaccccgagTAATCTTCAAACGAACAAAGGGGAAAGGTAAGAGAAGATACAAGGAGTAAATCAAAAGGAATTCTCTGCCCATCCGCTCAATTTGTGTTGGATGCAGACCTGCTATCGACCCTATTGTTTTATGGTCCCACTACACTGCCCAGGCTAGCCATGAATTCGCAACCTTCCGGTCTTCTCCCCGTCCAGTGCTCCGACTACATGCCGGCTTGATTGATGTCCACCCAACAAACTTCAGAGAACTTCAGCACAAGGTTCACCTTGAGAGTATAGAGATTACCTCAAAACACTCGTTGCAAGGAGAATCAAAGTTGTGCGgggatgagggtggggtgggggggggggtgttaagtTTCATCAAGGCTGGTGGTACTTCGGACTCAACCCATCCCGTTCCACCCCGGGTCCGCGGCTGAGCTTCCACGTTCTACGAACCCGCCCCAATCCAGCCCCCGGGTCTCCTCGAGTGGGCTCAGGGCTCACCGCAGTCCTGGAAGTGCAGGGGCTCGGCCTGGATGAGGGCGACGAGCGCCAGCAGTAGGATCGTGGCGGCCAGGAAACGCATCGTGGATAAGAAGGCTCCGCAATCTAGGAAGGAAAACGCAGCTGGGGCAGTCACAAGATAAACTTGTCACGGCGGACCGAGGGAGGAGCCGGGTCAGGCCACTTGCGACCAGTAACCATCGAAGGCCCGCCCGCGCCCCGCCCGGGGCTCCAGGGCGCCTGGCCAGCTGCTTGCCCTTTATCTCCGCCCATCTCTTCCGCTCCCAGGCGCTGCCTGCAGAGATCCCGCTCTTCCTTGCGTGCGTCCCACGCGATTGGTACCGCCCCGCGTTGGCAATTGGAAGCGTTTTCAGCCAATCAAAGCCCTCTGATCTCATTATCCAATAGGCACACTTAGGGGCGGAGACTCAGTGCAACCCCGCCCCTGCCCCATCTCCCCGCCTCCCGATGCCCAGGCCAAGGCGGGGATTTGGACCATGCTAGGGGCGGAGCTTACGGGGCAAGATGGCGGCCGCCAGGTCCTTGTCGCTAACGGCCGCGGCGTTCAGGGCGGTCATTCCCTGGCGCCGGGGCAGGTACCAAGGGTGGGAGGTCACTTAGGAAGGGTCTTGGGTTCTGCGCCTCCGGGACAGATGTGAGACGAAAGCTCACGGTGGGGGAGGTGAAGGTTTGGCAGTTCAGATGAAGGTGTCGCCAGGTTTGGGTGCGAGACCACCATGGAGGCTCATCAGGGGCCACTGTGGTGGCCCCTGGACTCATCCTCCTTCTCCACATCGCAGGCTCCTCGCGTCCTCTCCCGGACTTTTGACCCGGTGGGAAGCGACGTCCTCCATTCCAGAGGCTGGCGAGGGACAGATCCGCCTCACGGACAGCTGCGTCCAGGTAGGAGGGCCGGTCGCGGGGCGGCGGTGCCCAGGAGGGCTCTTACAGAGTTACCTTTCATCCACCCCTTTATCACCGCTTGCTTGGCGTTCTCGATCCCCTTTCCTACATTTCAGAGGCTTCTGGAAATCACCGAAGGGTCAGAATTCCTCAGGCTGCAAGTGGAGGGAGGTGGATGCTCCGGATTCCAATACAAATTTTCACTGGATACAGTTATTAACCCCGACGACAGGCAAGGAGGACGGATGGGTCGCTAGAGGCTGTATAAGAGGGATACAAGTGACCCCAGTTTAAGATACGCTTTTATTCCAAACTTAAAAGCGTTTAAGGATGCTCAGAAACCAATCACCCTCCCCATACTGTGAGGATACAGCAAAGATTTGTCCTCTTGTTTCAAAATAAGGAAGGACATTGGCTTACTTAGAGTCCATTGGGTAGTCAGTTGAGAGAGGCTGGACTAGATTCAGGGCAAGTCCCTAACTATTTCTCCTGTTCATTACATTGAGTCTTTTTGCTTCATGTAAAGTCAGCACCTGAAAGAAGTCCTAAGCAATATTTCATGTATTGGAGAACAGGATGAGCACCTGTGGTCTCAGGGTGCTGGGTACTTGGCGTTTGTGATATTCGTCATTAATGCTTTCCTCTTGTCTTTACAGGGTGTTTGAACAGGGTGGGGCAAGAGTGGTGGTTGATCGTGATAGCTTGGCCTTCGTGAAAGGGGCCCAGGTGGATTTCAGCCAAGAACTCATCCGAAGCTCATTTCAAGTGTTGAATAACCCCCAAGCCCAGCAAGGCTGCTCCTGTGGGTCATCTTTCTCTATCAAAATCTGATACAGTGACAGATGACCTTGGGATTGCCACCAGTTGTACCAGTATGAAAAACCTGGGAACAGAATTCCGGAGATTTCTTTCTTATCATGTCCCATTCTCACTTTATTTAATTTAATCCAGGAGCGTTTTATTTTGCCACTATTAATTATGGAACATGAAGCTTTTACTCTTGGCCACAACACTCTCCCCTTCCCCGGCACAATGTTAAGGCCAAGGTCAAATGCTGTTACCTCAACTTTAATCACTGGTTGGAACCCAGTATAATCTGTAGCACTTCCAAGACTCCAAAGTTTGGAGTTAACTTCTCTACCTTCAGaattgtttgtatatatgtgtatagctATGTATAAAGCATCATCTTAAACTATTCCTTATTGTGTTTTCAATCAGGATCACAGTTTGGGTAGCTTGAACACCAGTAACCAGAATGAATTAGAAAGGCAAATGAAatattctcttccttcctcccatctattattctttccttccttccttccttccatccctcttAGACATGTTACTACCAGGCCTGgttcattcctttttcttttcgttcttctctttctttctttctttctttctttctttttctttttttttttttttttttttttttttgtggttgtgcCCCTACCTCATTGGACCTAGGTCATTGTacctgctaggcaaacactcaagCACAGTAGTTCTCATATCAGTCACATTGGGAgtcacatattagatatcctgcatatcaaattttacattatgattcataatagtagcaaaattacagttatgaagtagcaaagaaaataattttatggttgggggtcaccacaacatgaggaactgttgaagaattgcagcattaggaaggctgagaaccactgctccagcacTTGAATTATATTCCTAGGctgctttaatttttctttggagACGGAGTCTCACAAAATTTCCCTGGCTGGCCCTGAGTTCCCTCTGTAGTtctggcaggccttgaactgtCAATCCTCCAGTCTTGGTGGTGTCCCAATCagttgggatgacaggcctgtgtcaccagcCCAGCTTTATTGCACTCATCGAATGTGTTAGGGATTTATTCTTGTGTCCTAGGAAGCCATTTTCCACTTATagggaaaatacattttattttcataatccTGAATCTGCTAGGTTTTATAAACCAAGAGATAACCCCTGGCCCCCAAAAAACAAATTTGGCC is drawn from Peromyscus eremicus chromosome 14, PerEre_H2_v1, whole genome shotgun sequence and contains these coding sequences:
- the Isca2 gene encoding iron-sulfur cluster assembly 2 homolog, mitochondrial, yielding MAAARSLSLTAAAFRAVIPWRRGRLLASSPGLLTRWEATSSIPEAGEGQIRLTDSCVQRLLEITEGSEFLRLQVEGGGCSGFQYKFSLDTVINPDDRVFEQGGARVVVDRDSLAFVKGAQVDFSQELIRSSFQVLNNPQAQQGCSCGSSFSIKI